A genome region from Quadrisphaera sp. RL12-1S includes the following:
- a CDS encoding OsmC family protein, with amino-acid sequence MTTQSEKSSQTTVQDATATAVAGSVKTSDGVLEAATQLAGEAAGDRTTPEHLMAAATAACLQQSIGIAASTQDVDASDAQVTAHVTLTTAEEAGYTSHITLEVSGLADDVAERVLEQAQQICPFTKALAGSDLTVRLAA; translated from the coding sequence ATGACCACCCAGAGCGAGAAGAGCAGCCAGACCACCGTCCAGGACGCCACGGCCACCGCCGTCGCCGGCAGCGTGAAGACCTCCGACGGCGTCCTGGAGGCCGCCACGCAGCTGGCGGGTGAGGCAGCGGGAGACCGCACCACTCCCGAGCACCTCATGGCCGCGGCCACCGCCGCGTGCCTCCAGCAGTCGATCGGCATCGCCGCGTCCACGCAGGACGTCGACGCGAGCGACGCCCAGGTCACCGCGCACGTGACGCTGACCACCGCCGAGGAGGCCGGCTACACGAGCCACATCACGCTGGAGGTCAGCGGCCTCGCCGACGACGTCGCCGAGCGCGTGCTGGAGCAGGCCCAGCAGATCTGCCCGTTCACCAAGGCCCTCGCCGGGTCCGACCTCACCGTGCGGCTCGCCGCCTGA
- a CDS encoding ATP-dependent DNA helicase, producing MPKPSRGADPSDLLDAAVAALGGAPREGQQKMVAAVAQAVRSGRHLLVQAGTGTGKSLGYLVPLAAHAAETGTPGVVSTATLALQAQVVDRDLPRLSEALRPLLGRELTWQTVKGRAHYVCRQKLVGGFPEDEPEALPGMELVGGAERATDRRAAAPTATSQLGREVARLHRWAQDTESGDRDELVPGVSERAWRQVSVSSRECLGATRCPMAEECHVELARARAKEVDVVVTNHALLAIDAVEDVQLLPEHDVVVIDEAHELVDRVTSVATGSLSAAAVAQAATTARRQGGLDPTWAERLRVASDDLGAVLEEAPVGRYPRGLPEGVRLAVAGVRDAAREALSGLKGEGGSSGQSGKDDDGEAAAGKQVARAALSEVFDVAERLVEVQPGADGAGEDVAWLEAPGAWRRDAAGEEPRPRVLHVAPLSVAMTLREHLFGGSTVVLTSATLTPGGSFDAAAGALGLQGAGAPQWTALDVGSPFDHARQGILYVAKHLPQPGREGPVPEVLEEVEQLVVAAGGRALGLFSSRRAAEAAAEALGDRLAQHGISVLCQGDDTVPNLVREFAADPRTCLFGTLTLWQGVDVPGPSCQLVVLDRIPFPRPDDPLSSARAEAADRAGGNGFMAVSATHAALLLAQGAGRLLRSTSDRGVVALLDPRLATKRYGSFLRASLPPLWPTTDKEVVLGALRRLDAAASDQEAAASASA from the coding sequence GTGCCGAAGCCCAGCCGCGGAGCCGACCCCTCCGACCTGCTCGACGCCGCCGTCGCGGCGCTCGGCGGGGCCCCGCGCGAGGGGCAGCAGAAGATGGTCGCCGCCGTCGCCCAGGCGGTCCGCTCGGGCCGCCACCTGCTGGTCCAGGCCGGGACGGGCACCGGCAAGTCCCTGGGGTACCTCGTGCCGCTGGCCGCGCACGCCGCCGAGACGGGCACCCCGGGCGTGGTCTCCACGGCCACGCTGGCGCTGCAGGCGCAGGTGGTCGACCGGGACCTGCCGCGGCTGAGCGAGGCGCTGCGCCCCCTGCTCGGCCGCGAGCTCACCTGGCAGACGGTCAAGGGCCGCGCCCACTACGTGTGCCGGCAGAAGCTGGTGGGCGGCTTCCCCGAGGACGAGCCCGAGGCGCTGCCCGGCATGGAGCTGGTCGGCGGCGCCGAGCGCGCCACCGACCGCCGCGCCGCCGCACCCACCGCGACCAGCCAGCTCGGTCGGGAGGTCGCCCGCCTGCACCGCTGGGCGCAGGACACCGAGTCCGGAGACCGCGACGAGCTGGTCCCCGGTGTCTCCGAGCGCGCCTGGCGGCAGGTGTCGGTGAGCTCTCGGGAGTGCCTCGGCGCCACGCGCTGCCCGATGGCGGAGGAGTGCCACGTCGAGCTGGCGCGGGCGCGGGCCAAGGAGGTGGACGTGGTGGTCACCAACCACGCGCTGCTGGCCATCGACGCCGTCGAGGACGTGCAGCTGCTGCCCGAGCACGACGTCGTCGTCATCGACGAGGCGCACGAGCTGGTCGACAGGGTCACCTCCGTCGCCACGGGGTCGCTGTCGGCGGCGGCGGTGGCGCAGGCAGCGACCACCGCCCGCCGCCAGGGCGGCCTCGACCCGACGTGGGCCGAGCGCCTGCGCGTGGCCTCCGATGACCTCGGCGCCGTGCTCGAGGAGGCCCCCGTCGGCCGCTACCCCCGCGGCCTGCCCGAAGGCGTGCGCCTGGCGGTGGCGGGCGTGCGCGACGCCGCCCGCGAGGCCCTGTCCGGGCTCAAGGGCGAGGGAGGGTCGTCGGGCCAGTCGGGGAAGGACGACGACGGCGAGGCGGCGGCCGGCAAGCAGGTCGCCCGCGCCGCGCTGAGCGAGGTCTTCGACGTGGCCGAGCGGCTCGTCGAGGTCCAGCCCGGTGCCGACGGCGCGGGCGAGGACGTCGCGTGGCTCGAGGCGCCCGGCGCCTGGCGCCGTGACGCGGCGGGCGAGGAACCCCGCCCCCGCGTTCTCCACGTGGCCCCGCTGAGCGTGGCGATGACGCTGCGCGAGCACCTGTTCGGCGGGTCCACGGTGGTGCTGACCTCCGCCACGCTCACGCCGGGCGGGTCCTTCGACGCCGCCGCCGGTGCGCTCGGCCTGCAGGGGGCCGGGGCGCCGCAGTGGACCGCGCTCGACGTCGGCAGCCCGTTCGACCACGCCCGGCAGGGCATCCTCTACGTGGCCAAGCACCTGCCGCAGCCCGGCCGGGAGGGCCCGGTGCCGGAGGTGCTGGAGGAGGTCGAGCAGCTCGTCGTCGCCGCCGGCGGCCGCGCGCTGGGGCTGTTCTCCTCCCGCCGCGCCGCCGAGGCCGCCGCCGAGGCCCTCGGGGACCGGCTCGCCCAGCACGGCATCTCCGTGCTCTGCCAGGGCGACGACACCGTCCCCAACCTCGTGCGGGAGTTCGCCGCGGACCCGCGCACCTGCCTGTTCGGCACCCTGACGCTGTGGCAGGGCGTGGACGTGCCCGGCCCGTCCTGCCAGCTGGTGGTCCTGGACCGGATCCCCTTCCCCCGCCCCGACGACCCGCTGTCCTCGGCTCGCGCGGAGGCCGCCGACCGCGCCGGCGGCAACGGCTTCATGGCGGTCTCGGCCACCCACGCGGCGCTGCTGCTGGCGCAGGGCGCCGGGCGGCTGCTGCGCAGCACCTCCGACCGCGGCGTGGTGGCCCTGCTCGACCCGCGGCTGGCCACCAAGCGGTACGGCTCGTTCCTGCGGGCGAGCCTGCCGCCGCTGTGGCCGACCACCGACAAGGAGGTCGTCCTCGGTGCGCTGCGCCGCCTCGACGCCGCAGCGAGTGATCAAGAGGCGGCTGCCAGCGCGTCTGCTTAG
- a CDS encoding endonuclease domain-containing protein: protein MPARSPFPEDLEQRPFTVAEALRRGVSPRVLEGPRFRTPYRGVRVPAALAPSRAADLVAASLALPPGAAFSGWTAVELTELPTPRFQRTPGAGSIEAVSAGAPVRIRGLVCSTGLDPHRVRIVRGGPHAAEIVPLLAPGVRGLRVQEPVDVWCDLAPVLPRVDGVALGDAVRRHWATEEDLDAAVAVRGSRPGVVVLRERRSEVRWRVDSPMETEVRLLLVDAGLPEPRCGRPLREGGVFYGLVDMVWYAQRVVLEFDGDVHRTKRGQWQWDKAKRRRLRDAGWTVVEVVADDVRRTPEQLVDEVRRALRGELAA from the coding sequence GTGCCCGCGCGCTCACCCTTCCCTGAAGACCTCGAACAGCGTCCCTTCACCGTCGCCGAGGCGCTGCGGCGCGGCGTGTCGCCGCGCGTGCTCGAGGGGCCGCGCTTCCGGACGCCGTACCGCGGGGTGCGGGTTCCCGCCGCCCTCGCGCCCTCCCGGGCCGCGGACCTCGTCGCCGCGTCGCTGGCGCTGCCGCCGGGAGCCGCCTTCAGCGGCTGGACGGCAGTGGAGCTGACGGAGCTCCCCACGCCGCGCTTCCAGCGCACCCCCGGGGCCGGCAGCATCGAGGCCGTCTCCGCCGGCGCACCCGTGCGGATCAGGGGCCTCGTCTGCTCCACCGGGCTCGACCCGCACCGCGTGCGGATCGTGCGGGGAGGACCTCACGCTGCCGAGATCGTACCGCTCCTCGCCCCGGGCGTCCGGGGCCTGCGCGTCCAGGAGCCTGTTGACGTGTGGTGCGACCTCGCCCCGGTGTTGCCGCGCGTCGACGGGGTGGCGCTGGGCGACGCCGTGCGCCGGCACTGGGCCACCGAGGAAGACCTCGACGCAGCGGTCGCGGTCCGAGGAAGCCGGCCCGGGGTGGTGGTCCTGCGGGAGCGGCGCTCCGAGGTGCGGTGGCGGGTGGACTCGCCCATGGAGACCGAGGTCCGGCTGCTCCTCGTCGACGCCGGCCTCCCCGAGCCTCGCTGCGGACGCCCGCTGCGCGAGGGCGGTGTCTTCTACGGCCTGGTGGACATGGTCTGGTACGCACAGCGCGTCGTCCTCGAGTTCGACGGCGACGTCCACCGCACGAAGCGCGGCCAGTGGCAGTGGGACAAGGCCAAGCGGCGCCGTCTGCGTGACGCGGGGTGGACGGTCGTCGAGGTCGTCGCGGATGACGTGCGCCGGACGCCGGAGCAGCTGGTCGATGAGGTGCGCCGGGCGCTGCGGGGCGAGCTCGCCGCGTGA
- the hflX gene encoding GTPase HflX: MTTTAQSPESTTRSADDAVSRILARHGGAVPAAVADGGQDYDGEQYDLEERNALRRVGGLASELSTELTDVTEVEYRQLRLEKVVLAGVWSSASASAEDAENSLRELAALAETAGSTVLDGVLQRRDTPDPGTWLGSGKAKELKDVVSASGADTVIADGELSPSQRRALEDIVKVKVIDRTALILDIFAQHAKSKEGKAQVELAQLEYLLPRLRGWGESMSRQAGGRVAGGEGIGSRGPGETKIELDRRRIRTRMAKLRREIKEMRPARETRRQSRRRGAVPSVVIAGYTNAGKSSLLNRLTGAGVLVEDALFATLDPTVRRSEVPDGRTMTLSDTVGFVRSLPTQLVEAFRSTLEEVGEADVLLHVVDASHPDPEGQISAVRDVLAEVGTHGGDGPVEVVVLNKCDQADPEVVSRLLRRERGSVVVSARTGEGLDALRERIGEVLPHPEVLVDVVVPYSRGDLVSRVHSTGEVLSTEHTESGTRVRARVAPDLAAELGVPAPA, encoded by the coding sequence ATGACCACCACGGCCCAGTCCCCCGAGAGCACGACCCGTTCCGCTGACGACGCCGTCAGCCGCATCCTGGCCCGCCACGGCGGCGCGGTCCCGGCAGCGGTGGCGGACGGCGGGCAGGACTACGACGGCGAGCAGTACGACCTGGAGGAGCGCAACGCGCTGCGACGCGTCGGCGGGCTCGCCAGCGAGCTGTCGACCGAGCTCACCGACGTCACCGAGGTCGAGTACCGCCAGCTCCGCCTGGAGAAGGTGGTGCTGGCGGGGGTGTGGTCGAGCGCGTCAGCCTCCGCCGAGGACGCCGAGAACTCGCTGCGCGAGCTCGCCGCCCTGGCCGAGACCGCCGGCTCGACGGTCCTCGACGGCGTGCTGCAGCGGCGCGACACCCCCGACCCGGGCACCTGGCTCGGCTCGGGCAAGGCGAAGGAGCTCAAGGACGTCGTGTCCGCCTCCGGCGCCGACACCGTGATCGCCGACGGCGAGCTGTCGCCATCCCAGCGCCGCGCGCTGGAGGACATCGTCAAGGTCAAGGTCATCGACAGGACCGCCCTGATCCTCGACATCTTCGCCCAGCACGCGAAGTCGAAGGAGGGCAAGGCCCAGGTCGAGCTGGCCCAGCTGGAGTACCTGCTCCCGCGCCTGCGCGGCTGGGGCGAGTCGATGTCCCGCCAGGCCGGTGGCCGCGTCGCCGGCGGTGAGGGCATCGGCTCCCGCGGACCCGGTGAGACCAAGATCGAGCTCGACCGGCGCCGCATCCGCACCCGGATGGCCAAGCTGCGCCGCGAGATCAAGGAGATGCGCCCGGCGCGGGAGACCCGCCGCCAGTCGCGCCGCCGCGGCGCCGTGCCCAGCGTGGTGATCGCCGGCTACACCAACGCCGGCAAGTCCTCGCTGCTCAACCGGCTGACCGGTGCGGGCGTGCTGGTCGAGGACGCGCTGTTCGCCACCCTCGACCCCACGGTGCGCCGCTCGGAGGTGCCCGACGGGCGCACCATGACGCTGTCGGACACGGTCGGCTTCGTGAGGTCGCTGCCCACGCAGCTGGTGGAGGCGTTCCGCTCCACGCTGGAGGAGGTCGGCGAGGCCGACGTCCTGCTGCACGTGGTCGACGCCTCCCACCCCGACCCCGAGGGGCAGATCTCCGCGGTGCGCGACGTCCTCGCGGAGGTCGGCACGCACGGAGGGGACGGGCCCGTGGAGGTCGTCGTCCTCAACAAGTGCGACCAGGCCGACCCGGAGGTCGTCTCGCGGCTGCTGCGCCGCGAGCGCGGCTCGGTGGTGGTCTCGGCGCGCACGGGCGAGGGCCTGGACGCGCTGCGCGAGCGGATCGGCGAGGTGCTCCCGCACCCGGAGGTGCTCGTGGACGTGGTGGTCCCGTACTCGCGCGGCGACCTCGTCTCGCGCGTGCACTCCACCGGCGAGGTGCTCTCCACCGAGCACACGGAGTCCGGCACCCGCGTCCGTGCCCGCGTCGCTCCCGACCTCGCCGCGGAGCTCGGGGTCCCCGCCCCCGCCTGA
- a CDS encoding class I SAM-dependent methyltransferase, with product MPDEPHQQPEHYFSASPASDDERRPLRVRLDGRELDLVTAPSVFSGHRLDLGTAVLLDHVGDPPTEGDLLDLGCGWGPVALTMALRSADPATRRVWAVDVNERARDLTAANAASLGLAGVRAAAPDDVDDDARLTAIWSNPPIRVGKPALHALLLRWLPRLAPGGSAHLVVAKDLGADSLLRWIGEQGADGGWTAQRTGSRKGYRLLEVQR from the coding sequence GTGCCAGACGAGCCCCACCAGCAGCCCGAGCACTACTTCAGCGCCTCCCCCGCCAGCGACGACGAGCGCCGCCCGCTGCGGGTCCGCCTGGACGGGCGCGAGCTGGACCTCGTCACGGCGCCGTCGGTGTTCAGCGGACACCGCCTCGACCTGGGCACCGCGGTGCTGCTCGACCACGTGGGGGACCCCCCGACCGAGGGCGACCTGCTCGACCTCGGCTGCGGCTGGGGCCCGGTGGCGCTGACGATGGCGCTGCGGTCGGCGGACCCGGCCACCCGCCGGGTGTGGGCGGTGGACGTCAACGAGCGCGCCCGCGACCTCACCGCCGCCAACGCCGCGTCGCTGGGCCTGGCGGGGGTGCGCGCGGCAGCCCCCGACGACGTCGACGACGACGCGCGCCTCACCGCGATCTGGTCCAACCCGCCGATCCGGGTGGGCAAGCCGGCGCTGCACGCGCTGCTGCTGCGGTGGCTGCCGCGGCTCGCACCGGGCGGCTCGGCCCACCTCGTGGTGGCCAAGGACCTCGGCGCGGACTCGCTGCTGCGCTGGATCGGCGAGCAGGGCGCCGACGGCGGCTGGACGGCGCAGCGCACCGGGTCCCGCAAGGGCTACCGGCTGCTCGAGGTGCAGCGCTGA
- the dapF gene encoding diaminopimelate epimerase — MTSAPAPARSATLAFTKGHGTENDFVLLTDPDGLLTHDAVLAARLCDRRAGVGADGTIRAVRSDALPEGAAALAEDAGAVWFMDHRNSDGSTALMCGNGVRVLAAHLLAEGLVDEADLRQGRGLPVGTRSGVRYLRRVRGPEGEDWLAVDMGPWHLVDPVGAAERGADAEVGVHGLDGVRRPGLSVDVGNPHTVVALASATELDAADLTRAPEVEPLPPHGTNVELVIIEDAVGRTSGSGGPLGVIRMRVHERGVGETRSCGTGACAAALAVRSWAGGAEAGAPERWLVHVPGGTVAVRALEGQRVELAGPAVLVARGEVDLGLLDL, encoded by the coding sequence GTGACCAGCGCCCCGGCCCCCGCCCGCTCGGCCACCCTGGCCTTCACCAAGGGGCACGGCACCGAGAACGACTTCGTGCTGCTCACCGACCCCGACGGGCTCCTCACCCACGACGCCGTGCTCGCCGCGCGCCTGTGCGACCGCCGCGCCGGCGTCGGGGCCGACGGCACCATCCGCGCCGTCCGCAGCGACGCGCTGCCCGAGGGCGCCGCGGCGCTCGCGGAGGACGCCGGCGCGGTGTGGTTCATGGACCACCGCAACTCCGACGGTTCCACCGCCCTCATGTGCGGCAACGGCGTGCGCGTGCTGGCGGCGCACCTGCTCGCCGAGGGCCTGGTCGACGAGGCCGACCTGCGCCAGGGCCGCGGCCTCCCGGTCGGGACCCGGTCCGGTGTCCGCTACCTGCGGCGCGTGCGGGGGCCCGAGGGGGAGGACTGGCTCGCCGTCGACATGGGCCCGTGGCACCTCGTCGACCCCGTGGGCGCCGCCGAGCGCGGCGCCGACGCCGAGGTGGGCGTGCACGGGCTCGACGGCGTCCGCCGGCCGGGCCTGTCGGTCGACGTCGGCAACCCCCACACCGTGGTGGCGCTGGCGTCGGCCACCGAGCTGGACGCCGCCGACCTGACCCGGGCGCCCGAGGTCGAGCCGCTGCCGCCGCACGGCACCAACGTCGAGCTGGTCATCATCGAGGACGCCGTGGGGCGGACCTCCGGCTCGGGGGGCCCGCTGGGCGTCATCCGGATGCGGGTGCACGAGCGCGGCGTCGGCGAGACCCGCTCCTGCGGGACGGGTGCGTGCGCCGCGGCGCTGGCGGTGCGCAGCTGGGCCGGCGGTGCCGAGGCGGGGGCACCGGAGCGCTGGCTCGTGCACGTGCCCGGCGGCACCGTGGCCGTGCGCGCCCTGGAGGGCCAGCGCGTGGAGCTGGCAGGCCCCGCGGTGCTGGTGGCCCGCGGCGAGGTGGACCTGGGGCTGCTGGACCTGTGA
- the miaA gene encoding tRNA (adenosine(37)-N6)-dimethylallyltransferase MiaA has translation MPAAVVAVVGPTATGKSDLAVELALATGGEVVNADASQLYRGMDVGTAKLTEAERRGVPHHLLDVLDVREEARVAAYQRAARAALADVVGRGRTAVLVGGSGLYVRAALDELAFPETDPAVRARLEAELADAGAGGEALLRARLAAVDPVAEAAITRGNVRRVVRALEVVEVTGRPFSASMPQRRYSDDVAGLGRVVQVGLRAEREVLRERIAARVEAMARGGLVEEVAQLAGRGLREGATASRALGYAQLLDALDGRCTVAEALEATVHSTRRYARRQLSWFGADPRVAWLDTDALTPAERVQAALRLLA, from the coding sequence GTGCCCGCCGCCGTCGTCGCCGTCGTCGGCCCCACCGCCACCGGCAAGTCCGACCTCGCGGTGGAGCTGGCGCTCGCGACCGGCGGCGAGGTGGTCAACGCCGACGCCTCCCAGCTGTACCGGGGCATGGACGTCGGCACGGCCAAGCTCACCGAGGCCGAGCGGCGCGGCGTGCCCCACCACCTGCTCGACGTGCTCGACGTGCGGGAGGAGGCCCGCGTGGCCGCCTACCAGCGCGCCGCCCGGGCGGCGCTGGCGGACGTGGTGGGGCGCGGGCGCACCGCCGTCCTCGTCGGCGGCTCCGGCCTGTACGTGCGCGCGGCGCTGGACGAGCTCGCCTTCCCCGAGACCGACCCCGCGGTGAGGGCACGCCTGGAGGCGGAGCTCGCGGACGCGGGGGCCGGCGGGGAGGCGCTGCTGCGCGCCCGGCTGGCGGCGGTGGACCCGGTGGCCGAGGCGGCCATCACCCGCGGGAACGTGCGCCGCGTGGTGCGCGCCCTGGAGGTGGTGGAGGTGACCGGGCGCCCGTTCAGCGCCTCGATGCCGCAGCGGCGCTACAGCGACGACGTCGCCGGCCTCGGCAGGGTCGTGCAGGTGGGCCTGCGGGCCGAGCGCGAGGTGCTGCGGGAGCGGATCGCCGCCCGCGTGGAGGCCATGGCGCGCGGTGGGCTCGTGGAGGAGGTGGCCCAGCTCGCCGGGCGGGGCCTGCGCGAGGGCGCCACCGCCAGCCGCGCCCTCGGCTACGCCCAGCTGCTCGACGCCCTCGACGGGCGCTGCACCGTGGCGGAGGCGCTGGAGGCCACCGTCCACAGCACCCGCCGCTACGCGCGGCGCCAGCTCTCCTGGTTCGGCGCGGACCCCCGCGTGGCCTGGCTCGACACCGACGCGCTGACCCCCGCCGAGCGCGTGCAGGCGGCGCTCAGGCTGCTCGCCTAG
- a CDS encoding putative bifunctional diguanylate cyclase/phosphodiesterase, whose protein sequence is MIDRAWAAAALLLLSPALVLPPGATGLPDTAALGCSAVALAVLLAAQVRLLGAHLAVSTRSLWHDAAASTLAASSALVVLVLPGLQRATGAGEQAGALLLTALALGVVGAGTAVSTVLLAAPRSDPRVSWSLAAGALATATALLWLVRPGWPGLPAALVLAWGAVLVGLVAAPEPHHVHRHAAPWRKDLVSLLAGGTAATGVLVVGDLRAVPAVPAVAVVMAAAALVLLGAKAHVLVRELVALQGSHEAALTDDLTGLGNRRSLLSALEGALRGHEPVALLLLDLDRFKHVNDGLGHHAGDELLRQVAHRLRAAMVPGSVLARLGGDEFAVLLTGPAARVAEEVALGVHAALQRPAVVDGHEVHAPGSVGVALAPAGSAPARGRALDLLRRADTAMYAAKAARSGVVVHGQHHDQRAREVIETAEELRAALAGDQLLLHYQPQLAVADGSLLGVEALLRWEHPRRGLLGPDTFLGAAHELGVLADVTRLVLRTAVAQAAAWRDAGTPVRVSVNLTAADVQLALVGDVAELLAAHDLPPRLLVLEITETSVLEDLLGAAAVLEDLVALGVEISVDDFGTGHSSLTLLLQLPVTEVKVDRSFVGAVCHDPARRTVVRTTVELAHGLGMRVVAEGVEDAAVLAQLRELGCDASQGYLHSRALAPEQLTCWMRARTAVAAG, encoded by the coding sequence GTGATCGACAGGGCCTGGGCGGCAGCAGCCCTCCTGCTGCTCTCGCCCGCGCTGGTCCTGCCGCCGGGCGCCACGGGGCTGCCGGACACCGCAGCGCTGGGCTGCTCCGCGGTGGCGCTGGCGGTGCTCCTGGCCGCCCAGGTGCGGCTGCTCGGCGCCCACCTCGCGGTCTCCACGCGCAGCCTGTGGCACGACGCCGCGGCCAGCACGCTCGCGGCCTCGTCGGCGCTGGTGGTGCTGGTCCTGCCGGGGCTGCAGCGCGCGACCGGGGCCGGAGAGCAGGCGGGGGCGCTGCTGCTGACCGCTCTCGCGCTGGGCGTGGTGGGCGCCGGGACCGCCGTCTCCACGGTGCTCCTGGCCGCGCCGCGCAGCGACCCCCGCGTCAGCTGGTCGCTGGCCGCCGGGGCGCTGGCCACGGCCACCGCGCTGCTGTGGCTGGTCCGCCCCGGGTGGCCGGGGCTGCCCGCCGCGCTCGTGCTGGCGTGGGGAGCCGTCCTCGTGGGGCTGGTGGCCGCACCGGAGCCCCACCACGTGCACCGCCACGCCGCCCCGTGGCGCAAGGACCTCGTCAGCCTCCTGGCCGGCGGGACGGCGGCCACCGGCGTGCTGGTGGTGGGTGACCTGCGCGCCGTGCCGGCCGTGCCGGCCGTGGCGGTCGTCATGGCCGCCGCGGCCCTGGTCCTGCTGGGCGCGAAGGCGCACGTGCTCGTGCGCGAGCTGGTCGCCCTGCAGGGCTCCCACGAGGCCGCCCTCACCGACGACCTCACCGGCCTGGGCAACCGGCGCAGCCTGCTCAGCGCCCTCGAGGGGGCCCTGCGCGGGCACGAGCCCGTGGCGCTGCTGCTGCTGGACCTCGACCGCTTCAAGCACGTCAACGACGGCCTCGGCCACCACGCCGGCGACGAGCTCCTGCGGCAGGTGGCCCACCGCCTGCGCGCCGCGATGGTGCCCGGGTCCGTGCTGGCGCGCCTGGGCGGTGACGAGTTCGCCGTCCTGCTCACCGGTCCCGCGGCGCGCGTGGCCGAGGAGGTGGCCCTCGGCGTGCACGCGGCGCTGCAGCGGCCCGCGGTGGTGGACGGGCACGAGGTGCACGCCCCCGGCAGCGTCGGCGTGGCCCTGGCCCCGGCCGGGAGCGCGCCGGCCCGCGGGCGGGCCCTGGACCTGCTGCGCCGCGCCGACACCGCCATGTACGCCGCCAAGGCCGCCCGCTCCGGCGTGGTGGTGCACGGCCAGCACCACGACCAGCGCGCGCGGGAGGTCATCGAGACCGCCGAGGAGCTGCGCGCCGCCCTGGCCGGGGACCAGCTGCTGCTGCACTACCAGCCGCAGCTGGCGGTGGCCGACGGCTCCCTGCTGGGGGTCGAGGCGCTGCTGCGCTGGGAGCACCCGCGCCGGGGCCTGCTCGGGCCCGACACCTTCCTGGGCGCCGCCCACGAGCTCGGGGTGCTGGCCGACGTGACCCGCCTGGTGCTGCGGACGGCGGTGGCGCAGGCCGCCGCGTGGCGCGACGCCGGGACCCCGGTGCGGGTGTCGGTGAACCTCACCGCCGCCGACGTCCAGCTGGCCCTGGTGGGCGACGTCGCGGAGCTGCTCGCCGCCCACGACCTGCCACCGCGGCTGCTGGTGCTGGAGATCACCGAGACCAGCGTGCTGGAGGACCTCCTCGGCGCCGCCGCCGTGCTGGAGGACCTCGTCGCGCTGGGCGTGGAGATCAGCGTGGACGACTTCGGCACCGGCCACTCCTCCCTGACGCTGCTGCTGCAGCTGCCCGTGACCGAGGTGAAGGTGGACCGCTCCTTCGTGGGGGCCGTCTGCCACGACCCCGCGCGGCGCACCGTGGTGCGCACCACCGTGGAGCTGGCCCACGGCCTCGGCATGCGCGTGGTGGCCGAGGGCGTGGAGGACGCCGCCGTGCTCGCCCAGCTGCGCGAGCTCGGCTGCGACGCCAGCCAGGGGTACCTGCACAGCCGCGCGCTGGCGCCGGAGCAGCTCACCTGCTGGATGCGCGCCCGCACCGCGGTGGCCGCTGGCTAG
- a CDS encoding polysaccharide deacetylase family protein yields the protein MSTDGSTALELLRRSQDRDLAGEGIPMALALLDETGAPAAASAAPDRAASPADAALVAHLDALRAELAPDQRDGDLGVIASLVTAAAFHEAAHLGAPPRPSSSPSSPSEWAGGAGGARLGWRRHREALAAGRVLRVVNYHNTPEHGRDGLRAELARYAEHWVGVGWADLAAFFEAGAWPDARPRFAPVFYEGYANSALVAAEVCDELGLTGWFPVCTGFIACPPAQQELFARSHFIAVDPSERDGRRLAMTREQVADLARRHVVLPHTSSHDGIAETSLSAGEDDDEREVAAPLRLLREWTGGRAAPATAWMGGTPWGLHPAHDAAVRDAGHQLVISNTAVQRLVVAGEAGTPAR from the coding sequence GTGAGCACCGACGGGTCCACCGCGCTGGAGCTCCTGCGCCGCTCGCAGGATCGCGACCTCGCCGGCGAGGGCATCCCCATGGCCCTGGCGCTGCTGGACGAGACCGGCGCCCCCGCCGCGGCCTCTGCTGCGCCGGACCGTGCCGCCTCGCCCGCGGACGCCGCCCTGGTGGCCCACCTCGACGCGCTGCGCGCCGAGCTCGCCCCCGACCAGCGCGACGGCGACCTCGGGGTCATCGCCTCCCTCGTCACCGCCGCCGCCTTCCACGAGGCGGCCCACCTCGGCGCGCCGCCGCGCCCGTCGTCGTCCCCGTCGTCCCCGTCGGAGTGGGCGGGGGGAGCGGGGGGAGCGCGCCTGGGGTGGCGCCGCCACCGCGAGGCGCTCGCGGCCGGGCGCGTGCTGCGGGTGGTGAACTACCACAACACCCCCGAGCACGGCCGCGACGGGCTGCGCGCGGAGCTGGCCCGGTACGCCGAGCACTGGGTGGGCGTGGGCTGGGCCGACCTCGCGGCGTTCTTCGAGGCCGGCGCCTGGCCGGACGCGCGGCCCCGCTTCGCCCCCGTCTTCTACGAGGGCTACGCCAACAGCGCGCTGGTGGCCGCCGAGGTCTGCGACGAGCTGGGCCTGACGGGCTGGTTCCCCGTCTGCACCGGCTTCATCGCGTGCCCGCCCGCGCAGCAGGAGCTGTTCGCGCGCTCGCACTTCATCGCCGTCGACCCCTCCGAGCGGGACGGGCGGCGCCTGGCCATGACCCGCGAGCAGGTCGCCGACCTCGCGCGGCGGCACGTGGTGCTCCCGCACACCTCCTCCCACGACGGCATCGCCGAGACCTCCCTGAGCGCCGGGGAGGACGACGACGAGCGCGAGGTCGCCGCCCCGCTGCGCCTGCTGCGGGAGTGGACCGGGGGCCGCGCGGCGCCCGCCACCGCCTGGATGGGCGGCACGCCGTGGGGCCTGCACCCGGCCCACGACGCGGCGGTCCGCGACGCCGGCCACCAGCTGGTGATCAGCAACACGGCCGTCCAGCGGCTGGTCGTCGCGGGGGAGGCGGGTACCCCGGCCAGGTGA